From a single Desulfuromonadales bacterium genomic region:
- a CDS encoding tetratricopeptide repeat protein produces MFLGIVLSAIAGCAIVEKPKTEAVDKVPVLAAEPSVPAGPVVAPLMDGRTGFIITETPSMDAEGRRDFEHALAMMKNQDYEKAIELMEKVIERSPGVTAPYVDIAIAYKQIDQLEHAEKHLKTALELVPEHPVASNEYGLLLRKAGRFAEARTIYEKTLATFPDYHPARRNLGILCDLYLNDQACALEQYEIYSEAMPKDEQVKMWVADLRARLKR; encoded by the coding sequence ATGTTTCTGGGGATCGTTTTATCGGCTATTGCCGGGTGTGCCATCGTTGAAAAGCCTAAGACAGAGGCCGTAGATAAGGTACCCGTCCTGGCGGCGGAACCCTCCGTGCCGGCGGGTCCGGTGGTGGCGCCGCTTATGGATGGCCGGACGGGATTCATCATCACGGAAACACCCAGTATGGATGCAGAGGGGCGGAGGGATTTCGAGCACGCCCTCGCGATGATGAAAAACCAGGACTATGAAAAGGCCATCGAACTTATGGAAAAGGTGATCGAGAGGTCACCGGGAGTCACGGCGCCTTACGTCGACATTGCCATTGCCTATAAGCAAATCGACCAGTTGGAGCATGCTGAAAAGCATCTGAAAACGGCCCTGGAACTGGTTCCCGAGCACCCGGTGGCGAGTAATGAATACGGCTTGTTGTTACGCAAAGCCGGACGATTTGCCGAAGCCCGGACGATCTACGAAAAGACGCTCGCGACCTTTCCCGATTATCATCCGGCTCGCAGAAATCTCGGGATTCTCTGCGACCTGTACCTGAATGACCAGGCATGTGCCCTTGAACAATACGAGATTTACAGCGAGGCCATGCCCAAGGATGAACAAGTCAAAATGTGGGTTGCCGACCTGCGCGCCCGCCTTAAGCGATAG